A genome region from Macaca fascicularis isolate 582-1 chromosome 3, T2T-MFA8v1.1 includes the following:
- the DRC11L gene encoding IQ and AAA domain-containing protein 1-like — translation MSEGSLPHPGLPHTWRAPLPLTPEDPFLTGASSLGRLSPNPPKVMPILSANPTAEPNPTLSLRPAHTPQKARRLHLPTPPRLRARGARHLLSRAYQRLWESSHVTLQELLDQEQPLLEPVPDRERQSFQYRLASLYLHYLGLLRRFNTVYDQMVQPQKRRLLRRLLDGVAGRVLELKDELVRADLCENPCLDRVLQDLKLTPADLEVPIPKYFLLEQSTAVRERRLILAEILSRLEPESSQKSFIGMHRTEAILLVQKAERARQGRLRATFMREIRRDEEQDRRIREDGWHKFSQCQAAITIQKVWKGYLQRKRTQQDRRTEMEFIGMLPSPNQVEHLSIISQACLWEDVRRLRQVEKEEEFRAAMVKAHDSLAETEGPDMKEKMKEQIRQWFIECHDLTGRFPDYPDASSGGSYSIFADKTPEQVRMELEMQVQENKKKEQEKRKEKGKDEKKKKKKKGKEEKSKKGEVDAVLQVLPSKCIPMISAGHEEYLNTWKNRCESIHPSQNYDSETLREEKRKEVELEIRIQVDELMRQELRNLRLVVDKEEERPLRAPKKTPGKKSGKKKEKDLTPNRSVESLYEELVISGLLRKSESVALKDYVGETPPRMPAPSLWPGAKAPLSPTHWPRLACGWLPDCHSERVPLTQWLPIATGDFLYLGSALSLAKKLPMPSLFDIRQNVALYAVLRLGSPDIHAMAPLIRSILLVGPSGMGKKMLVKAVCTETGANLFDLSPDNLLGKYPGRNGAQMMVHIVFKVARLLQPSVIWIGNAEKNFYKRIPKEDREMDPKRIKKDLTKALRLLTPGDRVMLIGTTSRPQLADIRGLCRVYERILFMPRPDYASRYVFWKRMIEARGVQPTQHLDISALAKVSDGYTPGHILQAIQSVLSERRFLQLSKRPLVASEFLGQLAKLDPVYREEEESLKDWYFKTPLGKKSMKHRMDQLEAEEAKLAKEKKKRK, via the exons ATGTCTGAGGG ATCACTGCCGCATCCGGGGCTGCCCCACACCTGGCGGGCCCCACTGCCCCTGACTCCGGAAGACCCCTTCCTTACCGGAGCCTCAAGCCTGGGCCggctttcccccaaccccccaaagGTCATGCCCATTCTCTCTGCTAATCCTACAGCGGAGCCCAATCCCACACTCTCCCTAAGACCAG CCCACACTCCTCAAAAGGCCAGGAGGCTCCATCTCCCCACTCCTCCGCGGCTCAGAGCACGCGGCGCCCGCCACCTTCTCTCCAGAGCTTACCAGCGCCTCTGGGAGTCCTCCCACGTGACCCTGCAGGAGCTGCTGGACCAAGAGCAGCCTCTGCTCGAACCTGTGCCCGACCGGGAGCGGCAGTCCTTCCAGTATAGGCTCGCGTCGCTCTACCTGCACTACCTGGGGCTGCTGCGCCGCTTCAACACCGTCTATGACCAGATGGTGCAGCCGCAGAAGCGGCGGCTGCTGCGGCGCCTGCTGGACGGCGTGGCGGGCCGCGTGCTGGAGCTCAAGGACGAGCTGGTGCGCGCCGACCTCTGTGAAAACCCCTGCCTGGACCGCGTGCTGCAGGATCTCAAGCTCACCCCG GCTGACCTGGAAGTTCCAATCCCCAAATACTTCCTGTTGGAGCAGTCTACCGCCGTGCGGGAGCGACGGCTGATACTGGCCGAGATCCTGTCCAGACTGGAGCCAGAGTCCTCCCAGAAG AGCTTTATAGGAATGCACCGGACTGAGGCCATACTTCTAGTGCAAAAGGCAGAGCGGGCCAGGCAAGGCCGGCTTCGAGCCACCTTCATGCGAGAGATTCGAAGAGATGAGGAGCAGGATCGGAGGATTCGGGAGGACGGATGGCACAAGTTCAGTCAGTGCCAAGCAGCTATCACCATACAGAAG GTATGGAAAGGCTACCTGCAGAGGAAACGCACTCAGCAGGACCGGCGGACAGAGATGGAGTTCATTGGCATG CTCCCCTCACCCAACCAGGTAGAGCACCTGAGCATCATCTCCCAGGCCTGCCTCTGGGAGGATGTCCGGAGGCTCCGCCAggtagagaaggaggaggaattcCGGGCGGCAATGGTGAAGGCCCATGATTCTCTGGCAGAGACAGAGGGGCCTGACATGAAGGAGAAGATGAAGGAGCAAATCCGACAGTGGTTTATCGAGTGCCA CGATCTTACTGGCCGATTCCCTGATTATCCAGATGCATCTTCAGGTGGATCCTACTCAATCTTTGCAGACAAAACTCCAGAACAG GTGAGAATGGAACTGGAAATGCAGGTccaagagaacaaaaaaaaggaacaagagaagagaaaggaaaaaggaaaggatgaaaaaaagaagaagaagaagaaaggaaaggaagaaaagtccAAGAAGGGG GAAGTGGATGCGGTGCTGCAAGTGTTGCCATCCAAATGTATCCCTATGATCAGTGCCGGGCATGAGGAATACTTAA ATACATGGAAGAACCGGTGTGAAAGCATACACCCCAGTCAGAATTATGACTCCGAGACCCTCcgggaggagaagaggaaggaggtggAGCTGGAGATCCGGATACAG GTGGATGAGCTGATGCGTCAGGAGCTGAGGAACCTCCGTCTGGTTGTGGACAAGGAGGAAGAAAGACCCTTGAGGGCTCCAAAG AAAACTCCTGGGAAGAAAAgtgggaaaaagaaggaaaaagatctGACCCCAAACAG GTCTGTGGAGTCTCTGTATGAAGAGCTTGTTATTTCTGGACTTCTAAGGAAGAGTGAGTCAGTAGCATTGAAAGACTACGTAGGTGAGACCCCTCCCAGAATGCCTGCTCCCAGTCTGTGGCCAGGTGCCAAGGCTCCCCTATCCCCCACCCACTGGCCCCGCCTTGCCTGTGGCTGGTTGCCTGATTGCCACTCGGAGAGGGTGCCTCTCACTCAGTGGCTGCCTATCGCCACAGGTGACTTCCTCTATCTTGGATCTGCTCTGAGTTTGGCAAAGAAGTTGCCCATGCCATCCCTGTTTGACATACGACAGAATGTGGCTTTGTATGCAGTCCTTCGGCTTG GCTCCCCGGATATCCATGCCATGGCCCCACTCATCCGCTCCATCCTCCTGGTGGGCCCCTCTGGCATGGGGAAGAAGATGCTGGTCAAGGCAGTGTGCACAGAAACTGGCGCCAACCTGTTCGACCTGTCACCGGACAACCTGCTGGGCAAATATCCTGGCAGGAATGGGGCACAGATGATGGTGCATATAGTCTTTAAG GTAGCCCGACTCCTACAGCCCTCTGTGATTTGGATTGGAAATGCTGAGAAGAATTTCTATAAGAGGATCCCCAAAGAAGACAGGGAG ATGGACCCAAAGCGGATAAAGAAGGACCTCACCAAGGCCTTGCGGCTGCTGACTCCTGGAGACCGTGTGATGCTGATTGGGACAACCTCCCGGCCGCAGCTGGCTGATATTCGGGGGCTGTGCCGGGTCTACGAGCGGATCCTCTTCATGCCCCGGCCTGACTACGCGTCCCGCTATG TGTTCTGGAAGCGTATGATAGAGGCCCGGGGCGTCCAGCCAACCCAGCACTTGGACATCAGTGCCCTAGCCAAGGTCTCCGATGGCTACACGCCAGGTCACATTCTCCAAGCCATCCAATCGGTGCTGAGTGAGCGGCGGTTCCTGCAACTGTCCAAGCGGCCCCTGGTGGCCTCTGAGTTCCTGGGACAACTGGCGAAGCTGGATCCAGTatacagggaggaggaggagtccCTGAAG GACTGGTACTTCAAGACCCCACTGGGCAAGAAGAGCATGAAGCACAGGATGGACCagttggaggctgaggaggccaAGCTGGccaaggagaagaagaaaagaaagtga
- the H2BK1 gene encoding histone H2B type 2-K1 translates to MSAEYGQRQQPGGRGGRSSGNKKSKKRCRRKESYSMYIYKVLKQVHPDIGISAKAMSIMNSFVNDVFERLACEAARLAQYSGRTTLTSREVQTAVRLLLPGELAKHAVSEGTKAVTKYTSSK, encoded by the exons ATGAGCGCTGAGTATGGACAGCGGCAGCAGCCCGGGGGCCGTGGGGGTCGCAGTTCTGGGAACAAAAAGTCCAAAAAGCGCTGTCGGCGCAAGGAATCCTACTCCATGTATATCTACAAGGTGCTGAAGCAG GTGCACCCTGACATCGGCATCTCTGCCAAGGCCATGAGCATCATGAACTCGTTTGTAAACGATGTGTTTGAGCGGCTGGCGTGTGAGGCTGCCCGGCTGGCCCAGTACTCGGGCCGGACCACCCTGACATCCCGAGAGGTCCAGACAGCCGTGCGTCTGCTGCTGCCTGGGGAGCTGGCCAAGCACGCTGTGTCCGAGGGCACCAAGGCTGTCACCAAGTACACCAGCTCCAAGTGA